The Aedes albopictus strain Foshan chromosome 2, AalbF5, whole genome shotgun sequence region GTGTGTTCAACATTTGTTTGATAACTCTTCGTGTGCTGCTTATGCACTACACCAACCGGAATCAGTGCTCGCGGTAGGTTGGAACCCAGTTTTGTTGTGAAGGAAAAAAGCAGTTGGTAAAGACCATCAGCAGCGGGGGTGCTCCGATAAAGAAATCGCCAGGTGGAAACTTGAAAATAGGGAGTTCGACTTCGGAATGCAGGGGAAGCCGGAAAAGGTAAGCTTTCAAGTACATTCACAGAAATTAGAGAACTGCAGCTGCTGACATGGAAACAGCAGCCGTCAAGAGTGGCAGTTTTTAATGACAATGAGATTCCCGCACTCGTCCCCGCTTGAGCCCAACTGGAGTGTAGTTTCTTTTGTGCTCAGAAAGGCTTGTTGCAAGATTCCTGCTAAGGGGGGAATGAAAGCCCTCAGCAGTCCCGAAGAGCTCAGGGAAAAGCCACAAAACTGAAATCAAAATCCACAAAgcaaaaaattttcagaaattacatTTATTCTGGATTCCTCCTCCTTATCATCCTGCCTCCTCTTCCTATCCTTCCTTGCTTATCCTCTCTTTTCTCTAGCTATTCCTCTTACATTCTAATTATACATTTTCTCTGTACTCACTCTTGGGGCGCCCCTACCACATTGCCGCTCCGCCCGCAGCCATCATCGCCGACGTCATCTTCCTGCGCATGGTTCAAACCCTGCCTTGCCAGCGTCGCGCCGGTGTGCTCGGATCCGTCTCGATTCGCCTTTGCCAGGGCCTAACTCCCCCGGCGGCTCTCCTGGTAGAGTGTGGTTCGGTGATGTCCGGTGGTACGACCGCCACCCGCGATCCGTGTGCTCAATCGTCCCAAACCTGCTCGTCGCTGACCAACTGTCGCCACTGGGCGACCGATTATTGCCTTCAAGTGCCGACGGATGAGctgcgaataaaaaaaaacaaagccctAGGGCGCCGCCAACATTAGCCTCTAGACCGGCTTCGCATGAGGACAATCCACTTACTTCCTGTGGAAGGCTTTGTTTATGCCGATCGGCTGGCGGCCACGAATCTCTTAGAGCGGTGTCCAGAGGCGATTCCTCTTCCTTCTGTCGACCCAGCGAGAGTACTGTGAAACGAACGGCATTAATTTAGAACCAGTGTCTGAGACGTTCTCTGGTGTTCTTACCGGTTTGGATTGACGCATGCGATGCTACCAGAGCAGCACGAGAACGATGTCGTTCTACTTCTGTATGAATGCGATGAGGCAACACTGTCGAACCTGTGGAACCGAGAACAATCAGTGCTGTTGTCCGCAGCTGCCGCTGGAGTTCTTACCCGTCGGTGTCCACTAATCCACACCGGAGATCTTCTGTCACTGTTCCAATCTGGTGAGGCAACACTGTAGCACAAGGCGTTTTGTCTGCTGCTGGCGGACGCAGTAATCTGTCCGGATCGCTCGTCGAAAGGTGAGCCAACCTGTATCCATGAGCAGAAATAAGAATTCAACGTCGCTGAAGCAAAACTTTCGACTTACTTGAATTTCAAGCAcgtgggaaattcctccacgcgAAGTCCAAAGATGGCGGACTAAAGACTTCACTTTCGGTCCGGCAATCACACCATCGAGCCAGTCCAATATGGACGATCACGGCCAACACGAATATCCACCGCCCACGACGAAATTGTTCCCCGCCGCACGGAATTCCTCACCAAAACGGAACGGTTCGGTTTAGCGCTCACTCGAGATCAAAATTCAGTCTTTCTATCGACCAAATCTACGCGCCGTTTTTCCTGCCAACTACGGTGGAGACGGTTTTTGTTTCTCGGCCGACGTGGATCTACCGTGTGATGTGGCCTGCTCACTAGATGGAACTGATCCTCGTCATCGACTTGACTACTTCTCTGTTCCCACCTCTGACTGCCGTCTGCGAAAGTATTGGTGCGAATTACTCAGAGCGGCGTGAAGAGAAGCAATGCTTTCTTTCTTGCTCGCTCCGTCGTGTTTGCTGCCGAGGCTAAGCGTAAGCGTTTCTCTGCTGCCGAACTTCTCACACGATTATGCTCCCTGTTCTTTCGTGTAGACGGAcaccaacgtcgtcgtcgtcgtcgagtctGTTGCGGCGATCGCTTGTGTATATTATCGAGTGCGGGTTGACTCCATACCATTCTCCCGCTCTCTCAATGACTGTTTGCGACACTGATGGCAGCCCACTTTGTAACGTGATGATTGCTGTTTCGGTGGTTGGGTTGAGATGAAATCGCTTTCGCAGGGGTGTTCAAAATGTGGCGTGCGGAGCAATGGGTTCTCTAATCTACTTCGTTCTAACATTAATTTAGTTTTCAAATGTACTCGAAACCTTAGAACAGACTTAAACGTAACAGGCTCAGAAGGATTTAAAAGACCTTAAATTTGTCACTGATAAAGAACTGGAAGCACACACTACAGTAGTTACATATGTCATTGTAATGTTCAAACATTGAAAAAGTCTGAAAATATTAAAATCCATTGCCACCTAGATGAAAATATATTATTAGAAATTATTCATGTATCATTCAATGTATCGTTATCACAAATGTTATGATACTTGAAAAGTATTGAATAATTTCCTTTTTTCGATTTTAATCATGAAATCATAGAACTATTATTGCTTTTGTAGTTATCATTCCACGGATGAATGTCTTATGATTTAAACGATATCGTGAATTGTAAATGTCTATGCGgggcattatgaacattatgcaactcaaatgggttgcattatgaaaaaaaatcattgcataaaattgtgtatgggactcgttgcaaaactcgattttttcaacactcttcgtatttatccaactcggcaagcctcgttggctaaatgtacgactcgtgctgaaaaaatcaactttttgcaactcgttacataaataactattattcaatgatttttttcattatacaactcatttgagttgcaaaaTGATCATAATGCAACGCAAATGAGTTGCATAGCGAACattatgcaacatttttttcattatgcaacttatttcagttgtatattgtattttttacgaataatcagactttggcgacgaaattgaactcgccctaatatggtactaacctaacatttatgacacattttcgccttctttccccgatccaggcgaaaccagctgattttgttatgaaaacataaacagctggtagccgagaacaataagaatgaacgtaaacatcggtgaaccagctggttttgttgtgtaaacatgaccagctggtggaccaagaacaaaaagaccttgatggtaaacattgagacggccggcgaaaactgtcacattatcgggcgagttgcaaaaaccctgcgactgagattgacagcgaaatcgaaagcgaaatatgagtacgacgaaatttatcgcatcaaagtctaagtcgaaaaaaaaatcgcaatataaatataccgcatttagttcaccactggactgcgaactgcgacttcataagtgcgaaaatgtaaataaaagtgcgcgattgcatcaaatcaggttgatgtcttcggcgcactatttcttcaatctatggtgaacaagtgctctgaagacaccgagttgatttgatgcaatcgcgcacttttatcagcgttttcgcactcgtgaaaactagtgcgatagtccagtggtgaactaaatgcgctatacttcGGCGAACTTTTGTTGGGGATATTTGATTTCACATACCGACTTCGgtctaaaataaatcaatattcatgtacaatagtccattttacgagccgattttattaatgaattttgacaggaggtagcgtccaataacccgtgaaaatcaatattgtctatccggttggaatcaagaccgatattcaatcaaaaattgtcatttgcttggtccacaagtgtcgcaactgtttcgcatctagtgcgctgtgttgctgacaacaaagggaaggatgcgcactacttttggcaTGATtataaaacgtcgcgagttgggtcgcgtcgcgacttgattgtgcgaagtccagtttggtggcggcccgacaatatcatcatcaacattgttgtcacttcgtaaaatggctcatagaatCCGTAGTCGCACGTCAAAACATTTTTCGCGTAAAATTCTTTTAAGTATCAAATAAACTCAGTCACAGGGTACACCGTGTTATCATCATAAAATCATCATCATTATCCTCATTATCAAATGTCACCAAAATTTGTTTTGATAATTTTACGGGCAGTTTTTAGTGAAATCTTTTCTCATTCTTTGTGGTTTAGATCGTTTTTATTGGAAAACAATTGCGCAAAGTTAATCCTGAGTATCAAAGTTAATCTTTCCATCAAGTTTCACAACCTTCCATGATGGAACAGGTAAGTGCTTTTTGAACTACAATCCACTGTTCCATGATTTTTACTGTAAACATATCGCCATCGTAGAATGATCCGGAGTCGGCCGATTCGTGCAGCATCACGGAAGAGGAAGTGGAACCAAAGCTCAAATATGTAAGACTAACGAACGATCTGAATAAGATCCTTAGCGAGGAAGCCGTCAGTTGCATCGCCGTCCATTCGAAAGTAAGAGTTCTAGCTAGCATCAAACACTCCTCAACAATGACCTGGATTAGTCATCGCCATTCAATAAATTTTCCGCTCATTGCAGTTCCTTTGCTTGGGTACCCACTGGGGACGGATTCACATGTTGGACCATCAGGGTAACCGAGTCATTACGGCGCTCAATATGGGCCTGCCGAACTATAATCCGCACACCCTGTCGGTGAACAAGATTTCGGTGGACAGCAAGGGCGAGCACATAGCGACCTGTTCCGACGATGGGATGATCATCATCGATGGCCTGTGCACGGATGAGAACAACCAGAAGCTAAAGCTGGATAAAGCGATCAAAGCGGTCGAGCTGGATCCGATGCACTACAGGTCCGGGTCGGGACGCCGTTTTCTGATAGGTGAGTTTATGATAAAATATCTCTGGTTTGAGATAAAGGGGAAGGAAGCAGATCTGGGATGAGATAAGGATATGGACATATGGCGATTACTTGAGAGCTagtaatttgttgttttattgtaaACAATAATTTTTTAGTTGCACAATTTCATTAGGCCAAGGATACTGGCATAGGCAACATTGTTGGGTAGTATCACagcccaacaaaaaatacaatttcGGTGTTTATTGCAAAATTTAATATGTTTGGTCTAAATCTAAAACTTAGTCGAAATATGTAATTGTTAGTAGTAATGACATTCCAttattgattcctcccgggattcctttctcATTATCATTTACAGGCGACAACAAGCTGATGATGTACGAGAAAACATTCCTCAAAGGGTTAAAGTCCACGATACTGAGCGACTCCGAAGGACCGGTCAGTGCAATCAAATGGAACGGCCAATTCATTGCATGGGCCAGTTCGCTGGGTGTCCACGTTTACGATTTGAACGAACGATGCTCGCTAGGACTGATCAAATGGGAAGAACCAAAAGCGTAAGTAGTGCCCTGCTGACTAAACACCACCAGATATTCTCGAACCTTTATGCTTTATGCACATTACAGAGGCAGACTGACAGACTTCCGTTGCAATCTGAACTGGTCCAATCAAACGACTCTGCTCATCGGATGGGTGGACACCATTCGGATATGTGTGATAAGAAAACGAAATCCCATAGAGGTGTCCAGTCGAAATCTCCCAGCGCACATCGTAGATCCCAGTGAGTATAGATGCTGAAGTAGGTTACGAACGTTAATAAATTATACCCATCTCATATCCATTCCAGTGTCAACATTCCAAACCGAGTTCTACGTTTGCGGTGTGGCGCCTTTGGAGTCCCATCAACTGGTCGTGCTGGGGTACTCGAAGGAGCGTGACTCGGAGACGAACAAAGCCCTACGGCCAATTTTGTGTGTTCTACAGTATAAAGCAAGTGATTATATTGAAATTTGCACCGACAGTCTCTCGATGAGGGGGTAATAATTTTCGTGATTAGATTTAATCTTAGTAATGATCTTAATTCGTTATCTTTACAGGCATCAAGAGTATAAGTGGGATGATTATCATCTGGATTGTCTAATAGAAGAAAACCAGTATTTTATAGTGTCGCCAAAGGATATTGTAGTGGCTACTTTATATGAAACGGATGATCGCGTGAAGTGGCTGCTAGAACACGGGTGAGTACTGAACATTTTTTTCTTCTCATACTGTAGTATCCTGAAAGTTACTCAATAGGGTTAGGTGGGGCacaatgagcagcttaagcattttatcTTCAAATTCAGACAATTAAGCAAAATTAATGTGGGATTTCAACTTATAATATTTAATTAATGTGCAATGTTGACGttatactagagtgggtcaacgttgtatagagaaaatcaaaatttgatcgcatcaccccggaacaaagctttttcaatctatattagcgtccaaaacaactgtgcaaaaattttttttttgtctaaaaccatgtaattaATGACGTTgaagcctaggatatgccaaaaaactttgccaaagaccgcaaagtgatccgacgcttgtggaaaaagttatgttCTAGGTAATTCATGtcaaaaattcagattttattattgatgttattcctttgcatgttaaatgttaagcaccatcagAGGATCTGCCCGTAATAACTTTTGTCAGATGTGTCGgaccactttgcggtcttcggcaatttttttggcatatcctaagATACTACACAAGATTTGCGTATACATATTATAGCTTGTGTGTCCTCTCATTACACTTCGCTTGACTACCGTACTTGTGATCGATCGCGCGTGTGTTGTTTTGTTTACCTTCGTGGACTAGTATATCCGATACGAGGtgggtttgattgacattttCGAACGAAACAGTTGAAAATTCTCGAAAACGAAATGTCTCTAGTATATGTTGTTCCTGTGCTGGTGATATCGGAGACATTCAAATAGAGTGTCAAGGCTTTTGTAAGGCAATCTTCCATCCAAGCTGCTGTGAATCacgcaactcactataacaatccgtttccgacattcttagcaaactgcagtagaatcacttggcatgatacgggacaatacaggcgactggctccgccaaagctccactcctcaatgaggcagcaacacactcacCACAGACACTCACTGTCTcgccattgagttgtccaaaaaatgtctcacgaaacctaatgcaagcctatccaatacgtgagaacaaaagatgtttacaaagttcttacagatagattaacacgggaaatctgaacacaaaccactaccacacaggaatttggattggtcaatgatgattgctgtcaccgatgctcttactaggggaaggacacgcaaggggaatatcactaatcattattcacaccccacagctGCTATGGAGTTGCTGCCGATACGTTCGAGGAAGTGATGAGACTCAATAAATTTATGTGGTTCTGTCCCTCGTGTAAGTCGCTTATGAAAGACATGCGTTTTCGGAATACATCTCGTGCCGTTTATGAAGTAGGTCAAAAGCATGCTCTCAACTCTCACAGCGATATTATGAAAAACTGGAAACCGAAATAATGGATGAACTTGGCCGAAATTCGAACCAACTTTGCGAAGCTGATCAATTCGAGTTCATGTACTCCGAAGTACTCTTAACGTATTGGGATTGATCCAAGGTTCACACGAAGTAGGAGACTGTTCAATACAACTGCTAAACCCACCATGGATAAGCAGCCGCCCTTGCTGCTAGGAACCGGTAGTACTCCTTCTCCGTCAATAGAAATCACCACTGTTCCACCGAATCAGCTTAAGTTTTGGCTGTACCTGTCGCGGATAGCGAGAGATGTGTCTGTTGAACAGGTCTGCGCCTTAGCTAAAAAACGCCTCGGTACCGAAGACGTTCAAATCGTCCGGCTCGTGGCCAAAGAAAGGGACATAAGCACAATGTCCTTCATTTCGTACAAAATTGGCATGAACTTGGAATTGAAATCTAAAGCTCTTTCTACATCGACGTGGCCGAAAGGTGTCCTAAACAGGGAATTCACCGACAACAGATTCGATGAAAAGTTTTGGCGCCCGGGTGCTGTATTGCACCAGAAGCCGTCGTTTTTATGGAATAAGCGAAATAATACCTTCATCACCCCGGGACGCACACTTGCCACAAGTCTCAAGGTAGCTCCTATTCCTCTTATCGCAGTCGAGCCCATTCCGCCAGCGATCACCTCGTGCGCTGTACCATCCGTTACTTCTAGTTTGACTTCAATAATAAAAGAACGTTCACCATCTCCAATCCTGACACCGGGACGCACACTTGCCATTAGCACTGAGGAAGCCACAATTCCTCTCACCGCAGTCGAGCCCTTCCCGCCTGTGACCatcagccgtcccggtcctgtgcgTGAGTTGGAATAAGGGGTCTTACGAAACCGACTTCTAGGCAAGTGCGATTTGAAAACAAGAAATTCGCCTCTTGAACGTTTTTTCCATTTTCGAGGCCCCGGGATTTCCGGAACACGGTGTTGAATATAAGCGGATCCCGAAGGACGCTCGATTGTACGACCAATGGAGGATAACGACGGATAACGTGGGATCGAAAAGGGTTTTCAAGGCCTCAGCTAGGCGGGGTCCCCATGGTGCGGAGGTGATGGTCTTGCCAGAACTAGTGAATACCTTCCGATACCCGATGGCAGCTTCTTCCAAATCCAAGACAGCAAAGCGAGATCATCATGAAGGTGTATTGATCTGGTGGAATGAATAGTAACGTTGACCAATACCATATCGCGATCTCCGATGGGTGTTACGACATCATTGTTCTAACTGTAACGTGGTTGGACTGACGAACTCTCTCTGGACAGATTTTTGGTACGGAATACGAAGTTTGTCGCTGTGATTGTGGACCTCGAAACAGTCGCAAATCAACTGGTGGCAGCGTTTTAATAGCTACCAAAAGGATGTTCAAAACTAGAGTTTTGAGCAATGACGACTGGGATAGTGTAGAACAGCAATTGGCGTGTATCCAGCTTACAAATTGCAAAGTGTTTATGTGTGTTATCTTTGTGTCCCCGGATCGAACCCGTGACACCGCCTTAATCGACGCTCATTCCCGATCGTTAGCGGCGGTTATTGAAAAGGCTAATGCGGCCGACGAATTCATAATAATTGACGATTTCAACTTACCGGAAATCAATTGGAAATCGTCCTGCAATGGGTTTCTACACCCCGATCCCGGATCGATCTAAGTTGAATGTAGGTACATCCAAACTTTTAGATAGTTACAGCTCCGCCACGTTATGGCAAATCAATTACATTGTCAACGAAAATAGTCGCTGTCTTGATCTCTGTTTTGTGAGTGCTCGACATGTCGCCCCAGCTATTTCCATTGCTCCAGTCCCACTGGTCAAACATGTGACTCACCATCCTCCATTAGTCCTCACACTCGACGatcattttttttaagcaaaatgaTGACAGTCGCTCCCGTTTTTtacgttgtagcgcgtttacccatgaattcagcctgataCTGCCCCACGAAGTCTGTTGCAAAATTTgaaagagtaccttgtaggcagtgctcagtagtgtaatcacgcgatagttcccgcaatccaacttgttgcccttgTTGTAGATAAtatgggacacatgataccttccatccactgctCCGGGAATATCTTCTTCTCCCAAATCTTTACAGTTGTGGCTAAGGCATAGGTcatattcttggaggcggcgaaatcaatcagTTGTAGGCTGTTGGGCGCTGGACTTTGCAATCGTTGGTCTgaactcctcctcctcctcctggaatacctgagcgtttaggtcgcgtatgttgccgcaactctgggaCATAGATAGTATGTGATTAGCTCTCAATCACTCGCATGTGATTAGCTCCTAATCACTCGCATCATGAATCCTGTCCTGTTcaacacatctcctgcagcgctTGGAAGCGGGACACACGCTTATTACGTAGATCGGcgtgtatgcgggtgctcccaataaagCTGAGAGATCGGCAGATTCACCTACCGAGTTTCcaacaaaagctcgtttttgttTGCTGGGTCGTTGCTTTtgttctcggttcgtattatgtaTCTACTTGTGAACTTACCGTTGCATTTCTTTTCAAGACTGATTCGCAAGGTCGGACACCACCCCTTAGCTTTCTGGTTGGCCATAGTGCACAGTTTTTGAGATTGGAGTTCTTCGTCCAAtgaatttctgatgctattttctcAACTTTAAGTAAACATAACAAGCCGAACTCGTTTTgaaaatattatatttaataACTAATGGATTTTTCATTacgactctctctctctcttatcTATGGGGGGAAACGATTGCTGCATCTACTTCGGTTATCTTCATCAATTAAGTATATTTACAAATCGTATCAGCCTTAATGTCTATACCGTTCAAAGCTGCATTACAGTAATAGATATCTAAATCGTTATATTGTAGGGGACGATTTTGCTGCACTTGCTTGCCATCACATTATTGTATTAAATAAACTAAAAACTAGGTGCTGGTCCGAAAGTAAAATACTGGTAAACGACTGTTTTGTTGCTTGCTACCTTCTCTCTACTACACAAACGTCTTGCAGCACTGGGATGGTGGGACGCTCCAATCATAAAAGTACTCTTTTGGACCCTGGGGCTGCGATGGTTGTTCCTCGTTGTGACACAGCTGGTGACCGTCGTAGATTTCCTTCATCTGGTGGGCCGTCCGTTTGTGGAGCACCAGATGGTAGGGTTGGCATTTCCGCGGCATCCAAGCCGTATCGAAGCGCACATCGTGCCGCCGATGGATGTTGCCGAACGGGGCCAGCCAAGTGCCTACAGCCATATCTTCGCTTTTGAACGCGCTGAGTGATAAGCCATAAGAGGCGATAAACGTGACAAGGTTTTTAGATAACACATAACCCCCTCCCAGAGCGTATGGGAGATAACGATCGCAAAGCTTATAATTGGATTCTTTCCATTGGCCGCGTTGTTGAACGGTGGCTGCCCCTTTGAAATAACCCCAGTATAGTTCTATCGGATTGTGATGTCTCGATCGTACCTGATGCAGCTTTTCGTAATAGCTGAGCAAGTCCTCCGATATCAAGTCCAACTTCAGATAGCTGTCGTCATCCACTTTCATCAAATACTTGAAATCGTACACTTTATCAATGTGAGTCATGCTCTGGATGATTTTCGTTGTCAAATTCCCATACGAATCTTGCAGATCCTCCAACTCCAAAACGTCATTGTACACTCGCTGTTCTTCGTAAATGGTTTTCCTTTCGCTCCGAGACAGTCCATACGTCCCTACAGCAAACAGCGTTTTCACCTTGAAATTAATCACTTTTATGTTTTTCACCTTCTTTAGCTGCCACCTCCGATAACCTTCCAGTAATTCCCGTTGCTTCTGGACACTCTCCATCAGCAGTTGTCCCGTTCCCTCCTCATACAGCGGCACATAGATCGCCTCCTCCTGGTAGCTCTCGTTCAACATCCGTGGCCTCAGATTCAAATAGGTTTCCCTGATGGCGTTCCGTCTTTCCACATTGCCCGGTGCGCTCACTATCAGCAACATAAGAAAATAGGAATTCTCCGGTTCGTACACCCGTGCCCCCATCGATTCGCACGTTTGTCGCGTTCCACCGATCAGCACCGTCAGGCACACACCGGCCAGGAAGCAGCAAAACAGCGGCACCATGCCGATGCAGGTCCGCTTGTGCAGATGTTGGTACCGCCCAATAGCCATTCTGCTGGTTCGggttggcggcggcggcggaggcGGCTTTCGACGAAGCTTGCTTGCGCTGTTGCTTCTGGGCCGTGTCGATGTTTGTGTTGCGCCAATTTTGAAGGTTCAGCTTGAAGATAAAGATTATTTATGATTAATAATATAAATAATTTACTTGATTTCAGATGAAATTGGAAATTTACCTACAATTTGTGAAGAAAGTTGAACAAGAACTGCATGTAGAATGTTTTGGTTTTTGACATCCACCGTGCATTCGCTGACAGTTGCATTTTTGTTTGCTTACCGAGGGGTTTGcctgtagtattttttttctgacgGATGTAATCGATAAAAATAAATCTGTTGAATAGGacgtatttttttctgtgtggttcCCAAATATGCAGATTCATCGACCTATTCAagttgacagttcgataattatttccttaggagaactgtcaagtttaagtgttgaactgtcaaatttaagtaaaaaataattatgcaattcagtatcataatttatattttttttaactcattttagtatcataatggccattttgtCCGAActagttcattatgcaactgaaaatagttgtataatgaaaaatagttgtataatgttcataatgcaactcatttgagttgcattatgaacattatgcaactcatttgagttgcattatgaacattatgcaactcaaatgagttgcattatgaaaaaaatcattgtataaaattttgtatggaactcgttgcaaaaatcgcttttttcagcactcttcgtatttatccaacgaggcttgccgactcgtgctgaaaaaatcaactttttgcaactcgtcacataaataactattttaattcgccaattgacacagaccctaaataatcaatgtaatcacgattcctatgtacgattacatagTTTTGATGTAAAATAACAACAAGAACAaatcttatgtgtacatcgtccgatGTTCGATGTAATATTtatgcaaccgacgtattgaccgggttgcagcagttcagatgtaatattacacaacagttttttctgtgtaCGCAAAAAAATGAACCCTATatatttggagatgaaccagcctcgggctgaaaatctccctaataaagctaataataataaccctgtataat contains the following coding sequences:
- the LOC109419591 gene encoding beta-1,3-galactosyltransferase 6, coding for MAIGRYQHLHKRTCIGMVPLFCCFLAGVCLTVLIGGTRQTCESMGARVYEPENSYFLMLLIVSAPGNVERRNAIRETYLNLRPRMLNESYQEEAIYVPLYEEGTGQLLMESVQKQRELLEGYRRWQLKKVKNIKVINFKVKTLFAVGTYGLSRSERKTIYEEQRVYNDVLELEDLQDSYGNLTTKIIQSMTHIDKVYDFKYLMKVDDDSYLKLDLISEDLLSYYEKLHQVRSRHHNPIELYWGYFKGAATVQQRGQWKESNYKLCDRYLPYALGGGYVLSKNLVTFIASYGLSLSAFKSEDMAVGTWLAPFGNIHRRHDVRFDTAWMPRKCQPYHLVLHKRTAHQMKEIYDGHQLCHNEEQPSQPQGPKEYFYDWSVPPSQCCKTFV